Below is a window of Plasmodium sp. gorilla clade G2 genome assembly, chromosome: 6 DNA.
ttcattttcatataatcaCCCGAAGTATCACaatttatgttttttcttttattttttattttttttcgtaaatatttttttattcctaGCATATTATCACTATCAGTTGATATATCATAAAAGTCAACTGTTTCTGTTATTGGTTGTGTGCAATAATTATTCCAATCAACCTCAAAAAGTAGATTATTGAATAggcttcttttatttttaatttttctatttagtatataatatttttttagtttTCTTAAACATGCATTATACAttgttaataaattattaagatAAATACTCAGTATAATTGGCATATATGTTTCTGCTTGTATacctttatttataaaatgttcAAAACTTTCTCTccattttttcataaaataagAAGAATATGTAAAagacataataataattctatctacatttaatttaaaattggTTAATTTAACAATtgcattatttaataaacttgaatcatttcttttatttataacgTTATTAATTAGTTCTGTTCCAATATTATCTactacattaaaaaaaatattagaaaatttttctaaattatctaaatttagagaatataaatatatagatctTAAtggttcatatttttcattaattatacaatatttaatataagaatcgttaaataaaatatctttatttttaactAATAAAAGATCttttaacatatttaaaatactTATTTCTGTatgttcttttaaaaatttttgacTTCTTATTTGTTCATGACATAAATAATTTTCGACAATTATTGGGAAATCAAACTTACAATTTTCATAACCTAAAGTTtcaatatcttttttatatttctcaattctttctttataaaatgtataagtTTCGTTTTTATAAATACCTTCGAAATCTTCATATAAGTTTAGCATATCGGTAATTTGTATACTTAAGGATAAAACTTTAtcgttaatatttttttttttttttttgctatttctatatttttcctttgtATCACAAATAGAAGAATTAGAATTATAACTATCATcactattaaaaatattattattattatcatcactattaTAACTATCATCACTGttgttattatcatcactatttttattatcacccatttgtatataatcttccttttttattttattactaATATTCTCTGTTGAATCATCCTTTATACTTATATGATTCTTTTCACttattttgtttgtttgtttgtttgttgtttcattatttaattgaTAACTCTTCTGAATTCTCTGTAAACGTTCAATATGAatgatttgtttttttttaaagtcaTATCTTTTTCTTCCATATTTCTTACAAACGTTAACagataaatattcataaatatatttttcacaatataatttatcataagttaaataattacatatacaagatataaacatatcttttattataacatattcattaatatattttttccatatataattaaaaatttgtGAGGGTTCGAAAAAATTACAACACATATTTTTGCTGTAAGCAATAAAAGAATGTAATATATCAGATATGTGATTAAGTactaaagaaaaattattccATATGGaaacaaataattttaaaaatttttcttctctatctttatattcatcatttttaaattcatcatttttaaattcattatttttaaattcatcatttttaaattcattatttttaaattcattatttttaattcttatCTCTAATTCttggaaaaatatttttgttttttcattACACTCTTTTTCAATAATAGCACATATTATTTGTTCACATTGATTAAAAACAAGGACATCACAAAACTGTTgaagtattattttttcttcattttgtattttgattttattatatggtaATATACTGAAGCACTCATGTATATATTCTTCAAATCTTTTTAAGCTACATCTTATATGTTCATTATCTACGTTTGAAAAATctaaacaaaaacaaaaataacatGTAAGAAATGTATAACATATATGccaaatatgtatattatatatatatatatatatatatatatatataatcctttttgctttttttttttttttatttcgaATATGGAATATTCATTTACGTAcctttatttttaacataAAAAACCGGATAATTATTTACGGCTGTAGGATCCATttactttatatattatttattatatgtaatatatatatatttatatattatatgtacctataattatttatatttattattttttgctTTTCTATGGGAATGAAGCACATAATtgacttatatatatatatatatatatatatatatatatataatcgaaaattaagaaaaatcTAAATTTGTACATAAAGTTTAaacataattttaaaataaaaaaagcatattaaatttttatgtacGTCTAGGgtgtatttaaaataaaaaaaaaaaataataataataataaataggTAGAATgaaatattcttatatatgtatgatatatatatatatatatatatatattaatattttatgttattacatatatattattatatatatgatatatatattttatttattggagcaaaaaaaaaagaaatttttgatgaaaaaatataaattcatttttaatcaaaaaattatcatatggAATGAGATCATTCATTTCTAAAATttacacaaaaatatatattatatcgttataaggaaaaaaaaaaaaaaaaaaagatatatctCTGGTATGTTTAATTCAGCGTTTTAAAAGAACATacgaattattatataatatatataatattaatatgtattttacatataaataatatataatatgttatattatatatataatatattttatataaataaaatacataaatacatttatattaattttatatatatataaaatacctacatatatatatttaatatttataattatattgttttCTTAATATGTATGAAAATTTATAGCTCCCTTCCAATAAATGAAATTTTACTTATAATTTTGtgcatgtatatataattatataaatttttataaaatatattattattatatatatacaaaatatatattattatattattataatatattataatatttattttataataatgtaaatatttttgcCTTTATATGAAtttggtaaaaaaaaatattattttatatatacatatatatttattttatatgtatatttgaatttatacattattaatatatatattatatatatatattaatatacaacatataaaatattttatatatatatattataattttggaGGAGTTGTACGATTATTTTGATCttaaaatgaaaacaaaacaataacaaaaaaaaaaaaaataataaaaataaaaaaataaagctatatatttatagcaATACATTCAAGACGACTATAATTAAATTTgtattattcaaatatattatatatatatatatatatatatatatatatattaaagagaaattaattgtttttaaataattattttgttccatgatttgttcatttttaattattttcatttttttatataagtttTAATCATGTTTTAATAGTATATCAAATTTTAATGAGGGGGgagaaaaaaacaataagaatattatataatgaaatttataaagaaatataaatatataatttataacgATTAAATAAGATAATTAaggattataaaaatatatatatatatatattataataccctatgttaaataataaagattatTCTTGCTTATTATTAAATGGgctacattatatatatagtgaacgttattttattattattattttttttaactataaatgtcattatttttatatataaatgttattaatttatatttttaatatttaaaaatatttatattctacATATGTGAAATGTAAGTCTATAAGTATTCTGCAAGAGACATtgtaaaataatatcatataaataatatatatatatatatatatatatatatatatatattattatatatggatgccgtgttatatatttatgtccatataaaattatataatgtgtaataaatataatatatatatataatataatatttatttattcatttttgtaattttatggagaatataaatagttttatatttttgtttttgttcttgtcacatatattatttttatcctttcatatatatatacatatatattttattttagatataaaaattaatataaatacagatatatatacaaaattttgtgatatttttaaatatatatgtgtctattttcctttttgtatttaaattattaacatttcattcatttatattactgcttttaattaataataaaatagtgttttctttttttcttttattgttatattattattgttaaatTTAAGAATATTGTTTTTGTATTTtgatatttccttttttttcgtTATTAGTAGTATTTTCAATATCCTATATgaatgatatataaataatatatatatatatatatgtatttgaaAAAGTacgtaattatatataatatttttttatgaatccttttgttaataaaatttaagaTTTTGtatgttttaaatatatatatatataatagtactttttttttttttttttttttttttttaagtaatatattatatacatatttgcatacattttatttaacatatataaaatatatatatatactaaaaTTAAATAGAAAATTCTAACAAATACacatgaacatatatatgtcatataAGTAGTGTCTTACCATACGTTGTGTGTTgtcttaaaatttttatttattatgtatcATACAAAgtaattatgaatatatgaaaattttattactgcatatttttattattattttatttttttttcaattgcataaaaaattaatcatAGTTATGAggtaaacatatatatatgtttatatgtatgtatgtatgtatttgtATGCATAACCATTTTAtgaatttaaaatttataaattataattctaAAAATAATGAGTTTCGATTCGGGATGTGTATCAAGAAACTTAGATAATTTGTTAAAGAAGTATGAAATGCAATTAAATTCACTTAAaacattattaaaagaaaaaggtgtaattgaaaaaatagaagatacaatattaataagatatattttGTCATATGGTGATAAATTAGAAGAAGCAGTAAATTCTATAGAGAAAGCAGTAACATGGAGAAAACAAAATGTATATccattattaaataataataaagaaaataatgattatcataataatataatatttccagATAGGGTAAAGccatattattcttttataaaaaaagcaTTAGCAGCATGTGAGCATAAATGTACATTAGATAAACAACCTGTAGTAATAGCAAGATTAAAATTATGTaattttacattattattagataatGTACCAGAAAATATACTAGTAGATTATATAGTATATTCAAATGAACATGAATTTTCTGTATGTAAcgaacaaacaaaaaaaagtaaa
It encodes the following:
- a CDS encoding cullin-like protein, putative, with translation MDPTAVNNYPVFYVKNKDFSNVDNEHIRCSLKRFEEYIHECFSILPYNKIKIQNEEKIILQQFCDVLVFNQCEQIICAIIEKECNEKTKIFFQELEIRIKNNEFKNNEFKNDEFKNNEFKNDEFKNDEYKDREEKFLKLFVSIWNNFSLVLNHISDILHSFIAYSKNMCCNFFEPSQIFNYIWKKYINEYVIIKDMFISCICNYLTYDKLYCEKYIYEYLSVNVCKKYGRKRYDFKKKQIIHIERLQRIQKSYQLNNETTNKQTNKISEKNHISIKDDSTENISNKIKKEDYIQMGDNKNSDDNNNSDDSYNSDDNNNNIFNSDDSYNSNSSICDTKEKYRNSKKKKKNINDKVLSLSIQITDMLNLYEDFEGIYKNETYTFYKERIEKYKKDIETLGYENCKFDFPIIVENYLCHEQIRSQKFLKEHTEISILNMLKDLLLVKNKDILFNDSYIKYCIINEKYEPLRSIYLYSLNLDNLEKFSNIFFNVVDNIGTELINNVINKRNDSSLLNNAIVKLTNFKLNVDRIIIMSFTYSSYFMKKWRESFEHFINKGIQAETYMPIILSIYLNNLLTMYNACLRKLKKYYILNRKIKNKRSLFNNLLFEVDWNNYCTQPITETVDFYDISTDSDNMLGIKKYLRKKIKNKRKNINCDTSGDYMKMKQMDNNMYNNNNNNNNNNLYVNNDLHKNVYHDNFNINKRNNEAICFYLFKINKLFKKYHVIGKYIMNMITVILSLFRYVSDKEKFEKYYRTYMCKRLINDASFNIVLDVKVFKTLKKECGAQFTKKIEIILKDMKFTSKALMKFYKDLPKNVNYFLKRKKYAVNIIFNESWEYVNTENNVIYPQMIKMCNEAFLLFYKKYNKSKNIKFLPLLGLCTLRMYFKNMKEGGLFNLENEHIETDKRDDNNNNNNKYSDDDNQKCSDDDNSKSSDDDNSKSSDDDNSKGSDDDNSKGSDDDNSKGSDDDDLENEDNSSTYNKKAKKKIYITVTILQALVLLLFNKKNEFHINEIKELTGISTENIIRYLKSIYTEGETHILIYDKEKETLKLNFAFRSMKQFLIVNYNDSLYKDDMGTTNSLSQEDNETEDKSLHIDAAIVKYLKNNGKSSERKICSVVKDQMDTVSNEQIKNRISSLLSREFIFFKNNNYHYEL
- a CDS encoding sec14-like cytosolic factor or phosphatidylinositol/phosphatidylcholine transfer protein, putative; the encoded protein is MSFDSGCVSRNLDNLLKKYEMQLNSLKTLLKEKGVIEKIEDTILIRYILSYGDKLEEAVNSIEKAVTWRKQNVYPLLNNNKENNDYHNNIIFPDRVKPYYSFIKKALAACEHKCTLDKQPVVIARLKLCNFTLLLDNVPENILVDYIVYSNEHEFSVCNEQTKKSKTLCRTYRFIDLKGFMLKKFDRRFLRVFANTSKLSEFLHPQLVGKTYLINAPSYIRVTIETLKTFGISRRTLNKLEIPRSFSHKEPADCDWFNLLVDKNDIPTYLGGKCKCKNGCIPGFQNDLENPLNLNEEEIKEEIQNNLSKLTTTKTEKNSPLVGK